One genomic region from Bernardetia sp. encodes:
- a CDS encoding YiiX family permuted papain-like enzyme: protein MMLKNSSYIFLLLLFGIAIFSCTSEKTEKQTIQEDKTELKKPTSKDTTTFKEGDIIFHTSTSSQSKAIQLATDSKYSHVGIIFKDEKDNFIVLEAVQPVKYTPLKKWIARGENNHFALKRLKNADKTLTKEAIQKMKTTGEKFIGTNYDLYFEWSDERIYCSELVWKIYKEALNIEVGKLEKLSSFDLENDVVKTKMKERYGNTIPLDENVISPAAIFDSDKLVLVE from the coding sequence ATGATGCTGAAAAATAGCTCTTATATTTTTTTATTGCTTTTATTTGGCATAGCCATATTCTCTTGTACTTCTGAAAAAACAGAGAAACAAACAATTCAAGAAGACAAAACAGAACTCAAAAAGCCTACCTCAAAAGATACAACTACTTTCAAAGAAGGAGATATTATTTTTCATACCTCTACTTCTTCACAGAGCAAAGCCATACAACTTGCTACTGATTCAAAGTATAGCCACGTTGGAATTATTTTCAAAGATGAAAAAGATAATTTTATAGTGTTGGAAGCTGTGCAGCCAGTAAAATATACGCCTCTAAAAAAATGGATAGCACGAGGAGAAAACAATCACTTTGCACTCAAACGTCTAAAAAACGCTGACAAAACTCTGACAAAAGAAGCCATACAAAAAATGAAAACCACAGGGGAAAAATTCATAGGAACAAACTACGACCTATATTTTGAATGGTCAGATGAAAGAATCTACTGTTCCGAACTGGTATGGAAAATCTATAAAGAAGCCTTAAATATTGAAGTCGGAAAGCTAGAAAAACTCTCTAGCTTCGACTTAGAAAACGATGTTGTAAAGACAAAAATGAAAGAGCGTTATGGAAATACCATTCCGTTAGATGAAAATGTAATTTCCCCTGCTGCTATTTTTGATTCTGATAAGTTGGTTTTGGTAGAGTAG